The following proteins come from a genomic window of Vigna unguiculata cultivar IT97K-499-35 unplaced genomic scaffold, ASM411807v1 contig_669, whole genome shotgun sequence:
- the LOC114172666 gene encoding uncharacterized protein LOC114172666 — MAPPRRTPQSSQGDVPNIARAIEAMVAAMAQQIREWSLEDFLKHHPAKFDGKTSPDTADQWLKDLERIYDAKMCPAENRLVFSVYMLTGEAEHWWSNTKSILEERDEPVTWETFRERFLSEYFPDSIRYAKEVEFLQLTQGGKTWRCKKFENGLRGDIRLMVAPLSIKDFAALVEKAKVMEKMKREVEGQRLQQPQPPQRIGGPSGSKPKHEEQRRPYDRPHHQPQGSRNFSPQ; from the exons atggcacctcctcgtaggactcCGCAATCATCCCAGGGAGACGTACCTAACATCGCCAGAgcaatagaggcgatggtagcagcGATGGCACAAcaga tcagggagtggagcttGGAGGACTTTCTGAAGCACCACCCGGCGAAGTTTGATGGGAAGACCAGTCCTGACACCGCAGACCAATGGTTGAAAGACCTGGAGCGCATCTATGACGCCAAGATGTGCCCTGCGGAGAACAGGTTGGTGTTTTCAGTGTATATGCTCACGGGGGaggcggagcattggtggagcaACACCAAGTCCATCCTagaggagagggatgagccaGTGACGTGGGAGACTTTCAGAGAGAGATTCCTCTCAGAGTACTTCCCAGACAGCATCCGgtatgccaaggaggtggagttcctccagttgacccagggagggaagacg tggcgatgcaAGAAGTTCGAGAACGGTCTCCGCGGTGATatccgcttgatggtggctcctttgtccatcaaggattttgccgcTCTGGTGGAGAAAGCTaaggtgatggagaagatgaaacgTGAGGTGGAAGGCCAGCGCCTACAGCAGCCACAGCCACCTCAGAGGatcggtggaccatctgggtccaagcccaAACATGAGGAGCAGAGGAGACCGTATGATAGACCCCACCATCAACCTCAGGGGTCTAGGAACTTTTCCCCACAGTAG